In Pseudofrankia saprophytica, one genomic interval encodes:
- a CDS encoding alpha/beta fold hydrolase, with the protein MGHDPAEFDFLAEEAAEVGAPPELPTVRRLDVTTSEGALSALLWGASPEITLLHGGGLNAHTWDGTLLALGRPALALDLPGHGDSAWRDDFDYSPQRNATAVAAVLDAVEPGVRQTVVGQSLGAHTAIALAQTRPDLVGGLVLVDASPNQRPEDAAQVIDFLAGPQEFGSREEIVEKALAAGIGSSRPALTRGVVLNTRVRDDGTVVFKHHFASPPPGARFSVDFGDLWPGLDATTIPVLLVRGRYGFLSPEVVDEFRARVPRAEVVEFETGHNVQEQQPAALAAAISRFLAGQAG; encoded by the coding sequence ATGGGTCACGACCCCGCCGAGTTCGACTTTCTCGCGGAGGAGGCGGCCGAGGTGGGCGCCCCGCCCGAGCTTCCGACGGTGCGCCGCCTCGACGTGACGACCTCGGAGGGCGCCCTCAGCGCGCTGCTGTGGGGTGCCTCGCCGGAGATCACCCTGCTGCACGGCGGCGGCCTGAACGCCCACACCTGGGACGGGACGCTGCTCGCGCTCGGCCGGCCGGCTCTCGCCCTCGACCTGCCGGGCCACGGCGACTCGGCGTGGCGCGACGACTTCGACTACTCCCCGCAGCGGAACGCCACAGCCGTGGCCGCCGTCCTCGACGCCGTCGAGCCGGGCGTCCGGCAGACCGTCGTGGGCCAGTCGCTGGGAGCCCATACCGCGATCGCCCTGGCGCAGACGCGTCCGGATCTGGTCGGCGGCCTGGTCCTCGTGGACGCCAGCCCCAACCAGCGCCCCGAGGACGCCGCCCAGGTGATCGACTTCCTCGCCGGTCCGCAGGAGTTCGGCTCCCGCGAAGAGATCGTCGAGAAGGCCCTCGCCGCCGGCATCGGCTCGTCACGGCCGGCGCTCACCCGGGGCGTGGTGCTCAACACCCGGGTTCGCGACGACGGCACGGTCGTGTTCAAGCACCACTTCGCCAGCCCGCCGCCCGGCGCCCGGTTCAGCGTCGACTTCGGTGACCTGTGGCCCGGGCTGGACGCGACGACGATCCCGGTGCTGCTGGTCCGCGGGCGGTACGGGTTCCTCTCGCCGGAGGTCGTCGACGAGTTCCGCGCCCGCGTGCCGCGGGCCGAGGTCGTCGAGTTCGAGACGGGCCACAACGTCCAGGAACAGCAGCCGGCCGCGCTCGCCGCCGCGATCAGCCGCTTTCTCGCCGGCCAGGCGGGCTGA
- a CDS encoding AAA family ATPase, whose translation MDDADLLPDLTGRERGLVVMMCGLSGSGKSTYARALERRGYTRLSIDELVWEWIGHDAADLDPAEYEHLKSTAERKLWEDLIRLMTARLPVVIDYSFWNRATRDRYKAAIESHGCRWELIRLKVDLETLRRRLAVRNQHSDANSVTVSDELLERYFANFQEPVGEGERVIVQE comes from the coding sequence GTGGACGATGCGGATCTTCTGCCGGACCTCACCGGGAGGGAACGCGGCCTCGTCGTGATGATGTGCGGCCTGTCCGGCTCTGGCAAGAGCACATATGCGCGGGCCCTCGAGCGCCGCGGCTACACCCGGCTTTCGATCGACGAGCTGGTGTGGGAATGGATCGGCCACGATGCGGCTGACCTCGACCCGGCGGAATACGAGCATCTCAAGTCCACCGCCGAGCGGAAACTATGGGAAGATCTTATCCGTCTGATGACGGCGAGGCTGCCCGTGGTCATCGACTACAGCTTCTGGAACCGGGCGACCCGGGATCGGTACAAGGCCGCTATCGAGAGCCACGGATGCCGGTGGGAGCTTATCCGGCTGAAGGTCGACCTGGAAACGCTGCGGCGTCGGCTGGCCGTCCGCAACCAGCACAGCGACGCGAACAGCGTTACCGTCTCCGACGAACTCCTGGAACGTTACTTCGCCAATTTTCAGGAACCCGTGGGCGAGGGGGAGCGGGTCATCGTCCAGGAGTAG
- a CDS encoding LLM class flavin-dependent oxidoreductase: MKFLLLPYVSHERKSVRQQITDLVDQAVLAERLGFDAYGIGERHDGLAVSSSPVVILANAAARTGTIQLVTTVSTLGLHDPLRAVEDYSTLDHLADGRLDLVIGKGGYAETHRIFGVTPDDQWDRLRENYEAFRALWNETKVNWTGRFRPPLVDVTALPRPGRRGLRIWHGANTNLESADFAARHGDPLFTSIGTAAVGRYLESVRYYRERFAFYGHDPDGALVGVGTGGFLAASTSQEAVRKFTPVFERRLAYNRRYEHAAIDRLGIATVEDFITKTSALVGSPQQVIDILLAQYETFQHDLVHIHVDAEALTPEDYRATLEIFATEIAPVIRRELPNKPIDDWRTPPPRALETASGPARAR, encoded by the coding sequence ATGAAGTTCCTCCTCCTGCCGTACGTCTCGCACGAGCGGAAGTCAGTGCGGCAGCAGATCACGGACCTGGTCGACCAGGCCGTTCTCGCCGAGCGGCTCGGGTTCGACGCCTACGGGATCGGTGAGCGGCACGACGGCCTGGCGGTCTCCTCGTCGCCGGTGGTGATCCTCGCCAACGCCGCCGCGCGCACCGGCACGATCCAGCTGGTCACGACGGTCTCGACGCTCGGGCTGCACGACCCGCTGCGGGCCGTCGAGGACTACTCGACGCTGGACCACCTCGCCGACGGGCGCCTCGACCTCGTCATCGGCAAGGGGGGTTACGCGGAGACCCATCGCATCTTCGGGGTGACCCCGGACGACCAGTGGGACCGGCTGCGCGAGAACTACGAGGCCTTTCGCGCACTGTGGAACGAGACCAAGGTGAACTGGACGGGTCGCTTCCGACCACCGCTGGTCGACGTGACCGCGCTACCCCGGCCGGGTCGGCGCGGCCTGCGGATCTGGCACGGCGCCAACACGAACCTGGAAAGCGCCGACTTCGCCGCCCGGCACGGCGACCCGTTGTTCACCTCGATCGGGACCGCCGCCGTCGGCCGGTATCTCGAGAGCGTGCGGTACTACCGGGAGCGGTTCGCCTTCTACGGCCACGACCCGGACGGTGCTCTGGTGGGCGTCGGCACCGGCGGATTCCTTGCCGCTTCGACGAGCCAGGAGGCGGTCCGGAAGTTCACACCCGTCTTCGAGCGGCGCCTGGCCTACAACCGCCGCTACGAACACGCGGCCATCGACCGGCTCGGGATCGCCACGGTCGAGGACTTCATCACCAAGACCTCGGCACTCGTCGGCAGCCCGCAACAGGTGATCGACATCCTGCTGGCCCAGTACGAGACGTTCCAGCACGACCTCGTGCACATCCACGTCGACGCGGAGGCACTCACCCCGGAGGACTACCGGGCCACCCTGGAGATCTTCGCCACCGAGATCGCGCCGGTCATCCGCCGGGAGCTCCCGAACAAACCGATCGACGACTGGCGCACGCCGCCGCCCAGAGCGCTCGAAACCGCGAGCGGACCTGCTCGCGCCAGGTGA
- a CDS encoding winged helix-turn-helix transcriptional regulator — protein sequence MSEVDVASDETAVVGGGVCATERDAQSVRELFRRVGDKWSLNVVAELSPGPVRFMVLLQRIDGISHRLLAKTLKSLERDGLVTRVAYPEVPPRVEYALSPLGESLLEPVVALADWAERHRAEVDVHRASYDARQPPPALSDGSPTPTPTMTATAIGPGSPAGTGPDLPAGPRARGRW from the coding sequence GTGAGCGAAGTGGACGTCGCATCGGACGAGACAGCGGTCGTCGGTGGAGGAGTCTGCGCGACGGAACGGGACGCCCAGTCGGTCCGTGAGCTGTTCCGCCGCGTCGGTGACAAGTGGTCGCTCAATGTCGTCGCGGAGCTCTCCCCCGGTCCGGTGCGGTTCATGGTCCTGCTACAGCGGATCGACGGGATCTCGCATCGTTTGCTGGCCAAGACACTAAAAAGTCTCGAACGCGACGGGCTTGTTACAAGGGTGGCCTATCCCGAGGTGCCGCCACGGGTGGAATACGCCCTCTCACCGCTCGGTGAGTCGCTTCTCGAGCCGGTCGTCGCACTCGCGGACTGGGCGGAACGCCACCGAGCAGAGGTCGATGTGCACCGCGCCAGCTACGACGCACGCCAGCCGCCACCCGCGCTCTCGGACGGATCGCCGACACCGACACCGACGATGACGGCGACGGCGATCGGCCCGGGGTCCCCTGCCGGCACCGGCCCGGATCTGCCGGCGGGTCCGCGGGCCCGCGGAAGGTGGTGA
- a CDS encoding zinc-dependent alcohol dehydrogenase family protein, with product MKAVAIKRFGGPEGLAVVELPDPVPAAGQVLIATEAIGVGGVDVMIRSGAVAAYGFQEGHILGGEVAGTVAAVGDGVDTAWVGQRVWGFTGLGGGYAERAIAPAETLVPLPADLSAADAVTLGSSGRVAHFGLRHAHFRPGESVLVRGASGGIGIMAVQLAARQGAGTVAVTTSSPERGDRLRKLGATHVLDRAGEGRGEEPQDAPAGYDVIIDVVAGPDLPSFFARLNPNGRMVAVGAVAGDPPADFAAHLFAAFQKSMSFATFSTNTMTEAARHAVTAELFTAAGRGELDAVVHELLPLEQAVLAHQKMDAGEVFGRIVLLT from the coding sequence GTGAAGGCAGTTGCGATCAAGAGGTTCGGAGGACCCGAGGGCCTCGCCGTCGTCGAGCTCCCCGACCCGGTTCCCGCCGCCGGGCAGGTACTGATCGCCACCGAGGCGATCGGTGTCGGCGGCGTCGACGTCATGATCCGAAGCGGCGCCGTCGCCGCCTACGGGTTCCAGGAGGGCCACATCCTCGGTGGCGAGGTAGCGGGCACCGTGGCGGCGGTCGGGGACGGCGTCGACACGGCCTGGGTCGGTCAGCGGGTGTGGGGGTTCACCGGCCTGGGCGGCGGCTATGCCGAGCGGGCGATCGCGCCGGCCGAGACGCTCGTCCCCCTCCCGGCCGACCTCTCCGCCGCCGACGCGGTGACGCTCGGCAGCTCCGGGCGAGTGGCCCACTTCGGCCTTCGCCACGCCCACTTCAGGCCGGGCGAGTCGGTGCTGGTCCGCGGCGCGTCCGGCGGCATCGGGATCATGGCCGTCCAGCTCGCGGCCCGCCAGGGCGCGGGCACGGTCGCGGTCACGACGTCGTCGCCCGAGCGGGGCGACCGGCTGCGCAAGCTCGGCGCGACCCACGTGCTGGACCGCGCCGGCGAGGGACGAGGCGAGGAACCCCAGGACGCTCCCGCCGGCTACGACGTCATCATCGACGTCGTGGCCGGCCCGGACCTGCCGTCTTTCTTCGCCAGGCTCAACCCGAACGGCCGCATGGTCGCCGTCGGCGCGGTCGCGGGCGACCCACCGGCGGACTTCGCCGCGCACCTGTTCGCGGCGTTCCAGAAGTCGATGTCGTTCGCCACCTTCAGCACGAACACCATGACCGAGGCCGCCCGGCACGCCGTGACCGCCGAGCTGTTCACCGCCGCGGGCCGCGGCGAGCTGGACGCGGTGGTGCACGAACTGCTGCCCCTGGAGCAGGCCGTGCTGGCCCACCAGAAGATGGACGCCGGCGAAGTGTTCGGCAGGATCGTGCTCCTGACCTGA
- a CDS encoding TetR/AcrR family transcriptional regulator → MTTLRSDARDNRARILAVARAAFAAEGLDVPIREIARRAQVGVATVYRHFQTKEALLSEAFGEQMALCSEVVGEGLAAADPWTGFCLVIEKLMEMHALDRGFARAFTSQLPPAVGLAEDRDHTLRLLLELVRRAKEAGSLRGDFVLEDIVLALMANEGIRAESPGVRVVASRRFAALMIQSFQASPVPTPLPPAVRLPLTRG, encoded by the coding sequence ATGACGACGCTGCGCTCGGACGCCCGTGACAACCGCGCGCGCATCCTCGCCGTCGCGCGCGCGGCGTTCGCCGCGGAGGGCCTCGACGTGCCGATCCGGGAGATCGCCCGGCGGGCGCAGGTCGGCGTCGCCACCGTCTACCGGCACTTCCAGACCAAGGAAGCCCTGCTGTCCGAGGCCTTCGGCGAGCAGATGGCCCTGTGCTCGGAGGTCGTGGGCGAGGGGCTGGCGGCGGCCGACCCGTGGACCGGGTTCTGCCTGGTGATCGAGAAGCTCATGGAAATGCACGCCCTCGACCGGGGCTTCGCGCGCGCGTTCACTTCTCAGCTTCCCCCGGCGGTCGGCCTCGCCGAGGACCGCGATCACACGCTGCGTCTGCTGCTCGAGCTCGTGCGGCGCGCGAAGGAAGCGGGTTCGCTGCGCGGGGATTTCGTCCTGGAGGACATCGTCCTGGCGCTGATGGCGAACGAGGGTATCCGCGCGGAGTCACCCGGAGTGAGGGTCGTGGCATCACGCCGCTTCGCCGCGCTCATGATTCAGTCTTTCCAGGCGAGCCCCGTGCCGACGCCGCTCCCGCCGGCGGTCCGCCTGCCTCTCACCAGAGGCTGA
- a CDS encoding LysR family transcriptional regulator, translating into MELRQLRYFVAVADSRHFGRAAEQLHIVQPAVSQQIRRLERELSVTLLDRSTRRVALTDAGRVFLGHAREAIAAADRAQAAARELGAPTVRTLRLGTSAGLGDYLTHVLRDFSRRQPNITVDLVRLTERERIAHLSGGDLDVAFVRRRPDSEMARHLRYAHVRADLLVAALPTGVTTARRRTVRLAELASLPVRLPPRDANPLLVDAVLGACREAGFEPSHAPASNDQDMLAMIAAGGASWTVFYPDQAYLLARQALPGIAFRRLASPPIKIETALVHRADNHSPHLLDLIAAARAVTPSDPTAR; encoded by the coding sequence ATGGAGCTTCGGCAGCTGCGCTATTTCGTCGCCGTGGCGGACAGCCGGCACTTCGGACGGGCCGCCGAGCAGCTGCACATCGTGCAGCCGGCCGTCAGCCAGCAGATCCGCCGCCTGGAACGCGAGCTGAGCGTGACGCTGCTCGACCGCTCCACCAGGCGCGTGGCGCTCACCGATGCCGGTCGCGTCTTCCTCGGCCACGCCCGGGAGGCGATCGCCGCCGCCGACCGGGCCCAGGCCGCGGCCCGCGAACTCGGCGCCCCCACCGTCCGCACGCTGCGCCTGGGCACCAGCGCCGGCCTCGGTGACTATCTGACCCACGTGCTACGCGACTTCTCGCGGCGCCAGCCGAACATCACCGTCGACCTGGTCAGGCTCACCGAACGCGAGCGGATCGCGCACCTGTCCGGCGGAGACCTCGACGTCGCTTTCGTCCGCCGCCGCCCTGACAGCGAGATGGCCCGCCACCTTCGCTATGCGCACGTCCGGGCCGATCTGCTCGTTGCCGCGCTGCCCACCGGCGTGACCACGGCCCGGCGCCGCACCGTCCGCCTGGCGGAGCTCGCCTCGCTGCCGGTGCGCCTCCCACCGCGCGACGCCAACCCGCTGCTCGTCGACGCCGTGCTCGGCGCTTGCCGCGAGGCGGGATTCGAACCCAGCCACGCGCCCGCCAGCAACGACCAGGACATGCTGGCGATGATCGCCGCCGGCGGCGCCAGCTGGACGGTCTTCTACCCCGACCAGGCCTACCTTCTCGCCAGGCAGGCCCTACCGGGGATTGCCTTCCGCCGCCTGGCCAGCCCTCCCATCAAGATAGAAACCGCCCTGGTCCACCGGGCCGACAACCACAGCCCCCATCTCCTGGACCTGATCGCCGCCGCCCGGGCCGTCACGCCCAGCGATCCGACGGCCAGGTGA
- a CDS encoding nuclear transport factor 2 family protein translates to MTTETTRATVADYVAALRRGDVDALRASFAPKATWTIRGDLPVAGTWTGAGEILDGFLAQVVATLDPAVPVTQTLHRIIADGEHAVAEWTSHAQARDGTPYDNDYAVVFQVRDGLITSVTEYCDTSYMKRVLFEQ, encoded by the coding sequence GTGACCACCGAGACCACACGCGCCACCGTCGCCGACTATGTCGCCGCGCTGCGGCGAGGAGATGTCGACGCATTGCGAGCCAGCTTCGCGCCGAAGGCGACGTGGACCATCCGGGGCGACCTGCCGGTCGCCGGTACCTGGACCGGCGCCGGCGAGATCCTGGATGGGTTCCTCGCCCAGGTCGTCGCCACGCTGGACCCCGCGGTGCCCGTGACACAGACCCTGCACCGCATCATCGCCGATGGCGAGCATGCCGTCGCCGAATGGACGAGCCACGCCCAGGCCCGCGACGGGACGCCCTACGACAACGACTACGCGGTGGTGTTCCAGGTACGCGACGGGCTGATCACCTCGGTCACGGAGTACTGCGACACCTCGTATATGAAACGCGTGTTGTTCGAACAGTGA
- a CDS encoding LLM class flavin-dependent oxidoreductase: MRFQVLDILPNIQNPVTGRLVSTAERYAQALASARRAEELGLDAVAIGERHAGPVLSSGVTVLLGAIAATTTRVRLQTGVSVLSILDPVRVAEDYATIDQLSRGRLELVIGKGNELRQLPLFGIEQGTQWDALAEKYELLRRLWREENVTWSGRFRPPLHEATTLPRPYAGAPRVWHGSATTRTSAALAGRYGDPLFSANAIQPRDNYTVLIEHYREEYARHGHDPRYGYVAAGAGFLFLADTTAQAREHFGPTYEKMVEFFNRPGNHTPGNEMIFHGIDHAIAEGPVLVGSPQQIIDKIMYFHAGFGHDLQAFSLPTMIPHEQQLEMLERLATEVIPVVRRAAPTTLWTDQDPYGGRPAFAGNQAADAAAVIDEAGQRTAVAR; this comes from the coding sequence ATGAGATTCCAGGTGCTCGACATCCTGCCGAACATCCAGAACCCGGTGACCGGACGGCTCGTCAGCACGGCCGAGCGGTACGCGCAGGCGCTGGCCTCCGCCCGGCGCGCCGAGGAGCTGGGCCTGGACGCGGTCGCGATCGGCGAGCGGCACGCCGGGCCGGTGCTGTCCTCCGGTGTCACGGTCCTGCTCGGCGCCATCGCGGCGACCACGACGCGCGTGCGCCTCCAGACCGGGGTGAGCGTGCTGTCCATCCTCGATCCGGTGCGCGTGGCCGAGGACTACGCCACCATCGACCAGCTCTCCCGCGGCCGGTTGGAGCTGGTCATCGGGAAGGGCAACGAGCTGCGGCAGCTGCCCCTGTTCGGCATCGAACAGGGGACGCAGTGGGATGCGCTCGCCGAGAAGTACGAGCTGCTGCGCCGGCTGTGGCGCGAGGAGAACGTCACGTGGTCCGGCCGGTTCCGACCGCCGCTGCACGAGGCCACCACCCTGCCGCGGCCCTACGCCGGCGCGCCCCGCGTCTGGCACGGCTCGGCCACCACCCGGACCTCCGCCGCGCTCGCCGGCCGGTATGGCGACCCGCTGTTCAGCGCCAACGCCATCCAGCCCCGCGACAACTACACGGTGCTCATCGAGCACTACCGCGAGGAGTACGCGCGGCACGGGCACGACCCGCGCTACGGCTATGTCGCGGCCGGCGCCGGCTTCCTCTTCCTGGCCGACACCACCGCCCAGGCGCGGGAGCACTTCGGCCCGACCTACGAGAAGATGGTCGAGTTCTTCAACCGACCCGGCAACCACACCCCGGGCAACGAGATGATCTTCCATGGCATCGACCACGCCATCGCCGAGGGCCCGGTGCTGGTCGGCAGCCCGCAGCAGATCATCGACAAGATCATGTACTTCCATGCCGGGTTCGGCCATGACCTGCAGGCGTTCAGCCTGCCCACCATGATTCCGCACGAGCAGCAGCTGGAGATGCTCGAACGCCTTGCCACCGAGGTGATTCCCGTCGTCCGGCGGGCGGCGCCGACCACGCTGTGGACCGACCAGGATCCCTACGGCGGCCGGCCCGCCTTCGCCGGCAATCAGGCCGCCGACGCCGCGGCCGTCATCGACGAGGCCGGGCAGCGGACGGCGGTGGCCCGATGA
- a CDS encoding LLM class flavin-dependent oxidoreductase: MTATSPEQPRPRQLHLNAFLKPPGEFLAAWRHPNTVADAGVNIRHVIELARTAERAKFDAIFFADLVGVPFTSQEVLSRVSVVNDSFEPTTLISALATATSHIGLIATASTTYNEPYHLARTFASIDHISGGRAGWNVVTSLNNAEAQNFGLDEHPEHELRYERAAEFFDVVTGLWDSFDDDAFLHDQKTGMYFDEARLHRLDHRGKHFAVAGPLNIPRPPQGRPVIVQAGSSETGRALAASVADVVFTHHPDLAGAQAFYADLKARAQAAGRNPDEVVVLPGLSTVVGRTVGEAEDKLERLTSLLDPRIALADLAYWLGGVDLAAYPLDGPLPDLPPSNQSQSAQRQIVERARAGGLTIRQLAQQLARDARTIAGTPATIADHIQEWFEGRGADGFNVVFSYLPDTLDDFATLVIPELRRRGLFRAEYTGRTLRENLGLSRPPSRWPAASALSPVTPSHDVS, translated from the coding sequence ATGACCGCCACGTCGCCGGAACAGCCGCGTCCCCGTCAGCTGCACCTGAACGCGTTCCTCAAGCCGCCGGGGGAGTTCCTCGCCGCCTGGCGACACCCGAACACGGTGGCCGACGCGGGCGTGAACATCCGGCACGTGATCGAGCTGGCGCGAACCGCCGAGCGGGCGAAGTTCGACGCCATCTTCTTCGCCGACCTCGTCGGAGTGCCGTTCACCAGCCAGGAGGTGCTGAGCCGAGTCTCGGTCGTCAACGACTCCTTCGAGCCGACGACGCTCATCTCGGCCCTCGCGACGGCGACCAGCCACATCGGGCTGATCGCGACCGCCTCCACGACCTACAACGAGCCCTACCACCTGGCCCGCACCTTCGCCTCCATCGACCACATCAGCGGCGGACGGGCCGGCTGGAACGTCGTCACGTCGCTGAACAACGCAGAGGCACAGAACTTCGGGCTCGACGAGCATCCCGAGCACGAGCTGCGCTATGAGCGTGCGGCCGAGTTCTTCGACGTCGTGACCGGCCTGTGGGACAGCTTCGACGACGACGCGTTTCTGCACGACCAGAAGACCGGCATGTACTTCGACGAGGCCAGGCTGCACCGTCTCGACCATCGTGGGAAGCACTTCGCGGTGGCCGGGCCACTCAACATCCCGCGTCCCCCGCAGGGGCGACCGGTGATCGTGCAGGCCGGCTCGTCGGAGACCGGCCGCGCGCTCGCCGCCTCGGTGGCCGACGTCGTGTTCACCCACCATCCGGACCTGGCCGGCGCGCAGGCGTTCTACGCCGACCTGAAGGCGCGCGCCCAGGCGGCTGGCCGGAACCCGGATGAGGTGGTCGTGCTGCCCGGCCTCTCGACGGTCGTGGGGCGCACGGTCGGCGAGGCCGAGGACAAGCTCGAACGGCTGACCTCGCTGCTGGACCCGCGCATCGCGCTGGCCGACCTCGCCTACTGGCTCGGTGGCGTCGACCTCGCCGCCTACCCCCTGGACGGGCCGCTGCCGGACCTGCCGCCGTCCAACCAGAGCCAGAGCGCCCAGCGCCAGATCGTCGAACGGGCCAGGGCCGGTGGCCTGACCATCCGCCAGCTCGCCCAACAGCTCGCCCGCGACGCCAGGACCATCGCCGGCACCCCGGCGACGATCGCCGACCACATCCAGGAATGGTTCGAGGGCCGCGGCGCGGACGGCTTCAACGTCGTCTTCTCCTACCTTCCGGACACGCTCGACGACTTCGCCACCCTGGTGATCCCGGAGCTGCGCCGCCGTGGCCTGTTCCGTGCCGAGTACACCGGCCGCACGCTGCGTGAGAACCTCGGCCTGTCGCGACCACCCAGTCGCTGGCCCGCCGCCTCGGCACTGTCTCCTGTGACCCCCTCCCACGACGTCTCGTGA